A single genomic interval of Bradyrhizobium japonicum USDA 6 harbors:
- a CDS encoding PrkA family serine protein kinase: protein MYNDSLFNAFAKSFEARSQHDMSMAEYLESCRSDPMKYANAAERLLAAIGEPQTIDTAKDPRLGRIFLNRTIRTYPAFAGFYGMEETIERIVGFFRHAAQGLEERKQILYLLGPVGGGKSSLAERLKSLMEVQPIYVLKAGDELSPVFESPLSLFDPDHLGPMLEEKYGIPRRRLTGLMSPWCYKRLEAFGGDISQFRVAKIQPSRLRQIAVSKTEPGDENNQDISSLVGKVDIRKLETYAQNDPDAYSYSGGLNRANQGILEFVEMFKAPIKMLHPLLTATQENNYIGTENIGAIPFTGVILAHSNEAEWSSFKANKNNEAFIDRICVIKVPYCLRVTEEQKIYEKLIQGSELAAAPCAPSTLETLARFSVMSRLRKHENSTLFGKLRVYDGESLKESDPKARSVQEYRDAAGVDEGMDGVSTRFAFKILAATFNHDPQEVAADAVHLMYALEQSIRREQLPEEVEKRYLEFIKAELAPRYAEFIGNEIQKAYLESYSDYGQNLFDRYVDYADAWIEDQDFKDADTGQLLDRELLNQELTKIEKPAGIANPKDFRNEVVKFSLRSRAQNSGKNPTWISYEKIRDVIEKRIFSQVEDLLPVISFGSKKDGETEKKHGEFVARMVERGYTERQVRRLVEWYMRVKQAG, encoded by the coding sequence ATGTATAACGATTCTCTATTCAACGCTTTCGCTAAGTCGTTCGAGGCGAGAAGCCAACACGACATGTCGATGGCGGAATATCTGGAATCGTGTCGAAGCGATCCCATGAAATACGCGAACGCGGCCGAGCGACTGCTAGCAGCCATCGGTGAGCCCCAGACGATTGACACGGCCAAGGACCCACGCCTTGGCCGTATTTTTTTGAACCGCACCATCCGGACCTATCCAGCTTTCGCCGGCTTCTACGGCATGGAAGAAACCATCGAGCGCATCGTCGGTTTCTTCCGTCACGCGGCGCAAGGCTTGGAGGAGCGCAAGCAGATCCTCTATCTGCTCGGCCCCGTCGGTGGCGGCAAATCCTCGCTCGCCGAGCGCTTGAAGTCGCTGATGGAAGTGCAGCCGATCTACGTGCTCAAAGCCGGCGATGAATTGAGCCCGGTGTTTGAAAGCCCGCTCAGCCTGTTTGATCCCGATCATCTCGGGCCGATGCTGGAGGAGAAGTACGGCATTCCGCGCCGGCGTCTCACCGGCCTGATGAGCCCGTGGTGCTACAAGCGGCTGGAAGCCTTCGGCGGCGACATTTCTCAATTCAGAGTCGCAAAAATCCAGCCGTCGCGGCTGCGCCAGATTGCGGTCTCCAAGACCGAGCCCGGCGACGAGAACAACCAGGACATCTCGTCGCTGGTCGGCAAGGTCGACATCCGCAAGCTCGAGACCTACGCGCAGAACGATCCCGACGCCTACAGCTATTCGGGCGGCCTCAATCGCGCCAACCAGGGCATCCTTGAATTCGTCGAGATGTTCAAGGCGCCGATCAAGATGCTGCATCCGTTGCTGACCGCAACGCAGGAAAACAACTACATCGGCACCGAGAATATCGGCGCGATTCCCTTCACCGGCGTGATCCTCGCGCACTCGAACGAAGCCGAGTGGTCGAGCTTCAAGGCCAACAAGAACAACGAGGCCTTCATCGATCGCATCTGCGTGATCAAGGTGCCGTACTGTCTCCGCGTCACCGAAGAGCAGAAGATCTACGAAAAGCTGATCCAGGGCTCGGAGCTGGCGGCTGCGCCGTGCGCACCCTCGACCCTGGAGACGCTGGCGCGGTTCTCGGTGATGTCGCGCCTGCGCAAGCACGAGAACTCCACGCTGTTCGGCAAGCTGCGGGTCTATGACGGCGAGAGCCTGAAGGAATCCGATCCGAAGGCACGGAGCGTCCAGGAATATCGCGATGCCGCCGGCGTCGACGAAGGCATGGACGGCGTCTCCACGCGCTTTGCCTTCAAGATCCTGGCTGCGACCTTCAACCACGATCCGCAGGAAGTCGCGGCCGACGCCGTGCATCTGATGTACGCGCTGGAGCAGTCGATCCGCCGCGAGCAGCTCCCCGAGGAAGTCGAGAAGCGCTATCTCGAATTCATCAAGGCCGAGCTGGCGCCGCGCTACGCCGAGTTCATCGGCAACGAGATCCAGAAGGCCTATCTCGAATCCTACTCGGATTACGGCCAGAATCTGTTCGACCGCTACGTCGACTACGCCGATGCCTGGATCGAGGATCAGGACTTCAAGGATGCCGACACCGGTCAGCTGCTGGATCGCGAGCTTTTGAACCAGGAACTGACGAAAATCGAGAAGCCGGCGGGCATCGCCAACCCGAAGGACTTCCGCAACGAGGTAGTCAAATTCTCGTTACGGTCGCGGGCCCAGAACAGCGGCAAGAATCCGACCTGGATCTCCTACGAGAAGATTCGCGACGTGATCGAAAAGCGGATATTCTCGCAGGTCGAGGACCTGCTTCCGGTCATCTCCTTCGGGTCGAAGAAGGACGGCGAGACGGAGAAGAAGCACGGCGAGTTCGTCGCACGCATGGTGGAGCGCGGCTACACCGAGCGTCAGGTTCGCCGGCTCGTCGAATGGTACATGCGTGTGAAGCAGGCCGGTTAA